The Cuculus canorus isolate bCucCan1 chromosome 5, bCucCan1.pri, whole genome shotgun sequence genome window below encodes:
- the NAP1L4 gene encoding nucleosome assembly protein 1-like 4 isoform X1 — translation MADNSKTEDTASDSVEAAKNASDKKEKLADQVMQNPQVLAALQERVDNTVLTPSSYIETLPKAVKRRINALKQLQVKCAHIEAKFYEEVHDLERKYAALYQPLFDKRREFITGEAEPTDAESEWHSENEEEEKLAGDMKNVVVIEEKGEEETNVKGIPDFWFTIFRNVDMLSELVQEYDEPILKCLQDIKVKFSEPGQPMSFSLEFHFGPNDYFSNSVLTKTYKMKSEPDKTDPFSFEGPEIVDCEGCTIDWKKGKNVTVKTIKKKQKHKGRGTVRTITKQVPNDSFFNFFSPIKVSADGESLDEDSEFTLAADFEIGHFFRERIVPRAVLYFTGEAIEDDDNFEEGEEGEEEDLEGEEEGEEEEDAESEPKKDSSQPAECKQQ, via the exons AAAGCTAGCAGACCAAGTGATGCAAAATCCACAGGTCCTGGCAGCTCTACAAGAACGGGTTGACAACACAGTGCTTACTCCTTCAAGTTATATTGAAAC tttaccaaaagcagtgaaaagaagaattaatGCCTTGAAACAGCTCCAGGTGAAATGTGCCCATATAGAAGCTAAATTCTATGAAGAAGTACACGatttagagagaaaatatgCAGCGCTTTATCAACCCCTTTTTGATAAG AGAAGAGAGTTTATTACTGGAGAAGCTGAACCCACAGATGCAGAGTCAGAGTGGCacagtgaaaatgaagaagaagaaaaactagcT gGAGACATGAAAAATGTAGTggtaatagaagaaaaaggagaagaagagacaaaCGTTAAAGGAATTCCAGACTTCTGGTTTACAATCTTTAGGAACGTAGATATGCTAAGTGAATTAGTACAA gaatatgATGAACCAATCTTGAAATGTCTGCAGGATATTAAAGTTAAGTTTTCTGAACCCGGACAGCCTATG TCTTTCTCATTAGAGTTCCACTTTGGGCCCAATGACTACTTTTCTAATTCAGTCCTGACGAAAACATACAAGATGAAGTCGGAGCCAGACAAGACAGATCCCTTTTCATTTGAAGGACCTGAAATCGTTGATTGTGAGGG GTGTACCATTgactggaaaaaaggaaaaaatgttacagttaaaacaatcaagaaaaaacagaaacacaagggTCGAGGCACAGTTCGGACAATTACTAAACAAGTACCTAATGAttcattttttaacttcttcagCCCAATAAAGG tgTCTGCTGATGGAGAGTCATTG GATGAAGATTCAGAGTTTACTTTAGCAGCAGATTTTGAAATTGGACACTTCTTCCGTGAAAGGATAGTACCTCGTGCTGTGCTTTATTTCACTGGGGAAGCTATAGAGGATGATGATAAC tttgaagaAGGTGAAGAAGGTGAAGAGGAG GAtttggagggggaagaggagggagaagaggaggaagatgcagAGAGTGAGCCTAAG AAAGATTCCAGCCAACCTGCTGAATGCAAACAACAGTAA
- the NAP1L4 gene encoding nucleosome assembly protein 1-like 4 isoform X2, with the protein MADNSKTEDTASDSVEAAKNASDKKEKLADQVMQNPQVLAALQERVDNTVLTPSSYIETLPKAVKRRINALKQLQVKCAHIEAKFYEEVHDLERKYAALYQPLFDKRREFITGEAEPTDAESEWHSENEEEEKLAGDMKNVVVIEEKGEEETNVKGIPDFWFTIFRNVDMLSELVQEYDEPILKCLQDIKVKFSEPGQPMSFSLEFHFGPNDYFSNSVLTKTYKMKSEPDKTDPFSFEGPEIVDCEGCTIDWKKGKNVTVKTIKKKQKHKGRGTVRTITKQVPNDSFFNFFSPIKVSADGESLDEDSEFTLAADFEIGHFFRERIVPRAVLYFTGEAIEDDDNFEEGEEGEEEDLEGEEEGEEEEDAESEPKV; encoded by the exons AAAGCTAGCAGACCAAGTGATGCAAAATCCACAGGTCCTGGCAGCTCTACAAGAACGGGTTGACAACACAGTGCTTACTCCTTCAAGTTATATTGAAAC tttaccaaaagcagtgaaaagaagaattaatGCCTTGAAACAGCTCCAGGTGAAATGTGCCCATATAGAAGCTAAATTCTATGAAGAAGTACACGatttagagagaaaatatgCAGCGCTTTATCAACCCCTTTTTGATAAG AGAAGAGAGTTTATTACTGGAGAAGCTGAACCCACAGATGCAGAGTCAGAGTGGCacagtgaaaatgaagaagaagaaaaactagcT gGAGACATGAAAAATGTAGTggtaatagaagaaaaaggagaagaagagacaaaCGTTAAAGGAATTCCAGACTTCTGGTTTACAATCTTTAGGAACGTAGATATGCTAAGTGAATTAGTACAA gaatatgATGAACCAATCTTGAAATGTCTGCAGGATATTAAAGTTAAGTTTTCTGAACCCGGACAGCCTATG TCTTTCTCATTAGAGTTCCACTTTGGGCCCAATGACTACTTTTCTAATTCAGTCCTGACGAAAACATACAAGATGAAGTCGGAGCCAGACAAGACAGATCCCTTTTCATTTGAAGGACCTGAAATCGTTGATTGTGAGGG GTGTACCATTgactggaaaaaaggaaaaaatgttacagttaaaacaatcaagaaaaaacagaaacacaagggTCGAGGCACAGTTCGGACAATTACTAAACAAGTACCTAATGAttcattttttaacttcttcagCCCAATAAAGG tgTCTGCTGATGGAGAGTCATTG GATGAAGATTCAGAGTTTACTTTAGCAGCAGATTTTGAAATTGGACACTTCTTCCGTGAAAGGATAGTACCTCGTGCTGTGCTTTATTTCACTGGGGAAGCTATAGAGGATGATGATAAC tttgaagaAGGTGAAGAAGGTGAAGAGGAG GAtttggagggggaagaggagggagaagaggaggaagatgcagAGAGTGAGCCTAAG gTGTAA